A region of Neovison vison isolate M4711 chromosome 7, ASM_NN_V1, whole genome shotgun sequence DNA encodes the following proteins:
- the LOC122913524 gene encoding olfactory receptor 51V1-like: protein MSASSASIINTSVFILTGFPGLDQYYPWFSIPFSSIYAVVFLGNCLVLHVIRTEQSLHEPMFYFLAMLALTDLCIGLSTVHTVLGVLWGLSQEIGLDACISQTYFVHGLSGTESGVLLAMAFDRFIAICNPLRYTSILTNNRVIHVMVAILMRSALSILPVIIRLKFFHYCRSHILSHSFCLHQDLLRLACSDIRFNSFYALALVICNLLLDAVLILISYVFILHTVLAIASREERLKSLQTCVSHICAVLVFYIPIIGLTMVHRFGKHLSPSVHVLMGNIYILFPPLMNPIIYSVKTQQIRSRMKQWFSLKLK, encoded by the coding sequence ATGTCTGCTTCTTCTGCTTCCATTATCAACACCTCAGTATTCATTCTCACAGGGTTCCCTGGCCTAGACCAGTACTATCCTTGGTTTTCGATTCCCTTCTCCTCCATCTATGCTGTGGTTTTCCTGGGAAACTGCCTGGTGCTGCATGTGATCCGGACAGAGCAGAGCTTGCATGAGCCCATGTTCTACTTCCTGGCCATGCTGGCCCTCACTGACCTGTGCATAGGGCTTTCCACAGTGCACACAGTGCTGGGGGTCCTGTGGGGGCTCAGCCAGGAGATTGGTCTGGATGCCTGCATTTCACAGACTTACTTTGTCCATGGTCTCTCTGGCACAGAGTCTGGAGTCCTCCTGGCCATGGCCTTTGATCGCTTCATTGCAATCTGCAATCCTCTACGCTACACATCCATCCTGACCAACAACAGAGTCATTCATGTCATGGTGGCGATTTTGATGAGAAGTGCATTGTCCATTCTTCCTGTCATCATTCGCCTGAAGTTCTTCCATTACTGCCGCTCCCACatcctctcccactctttctgcctGCACCAGGACCTACTCCGACTCGCCTGCTCTGACATCCGCTTCAATAGCTTCTATGCCCTGGCTCTGGTCATTTGTAACTTGTTGTTGGATGCTGTGCTCATTCTCATCTCCTATGTTTTCATCTTGCATACAGTGCTGGCAATTGCATCCCGGGAGGAGAGGCTCAAGTCCTTGCAGACCTGTGTATCCCACATCTGTGCTGTCCTGGttttttacattcccatcatTGGCCTCACCATGGTGCACCGCTTTGGAAAGCATCTCTCACCTTCCGTTCATGTGCTTATGGGCAATATCTATATTCTCTTTCCACCCCTGATGAATCCAATCATCTACAGTGTAAAGACCCAGCAGATCCGAAGCCGGATGAAGCAGTGGTTTTCCCTGAAATTGAAGTAG
- the LOC122913525 gene encoding LOW QUALITY PROTEIN: olfactory receptor 51G2-like (The sequence of the model RefSeq protein was modified relative to this genomic sequence to represent the inferred CDS: deleted 1 base in 1 codon): protein MSDSNHTGAFFFLSGLPGLEVVHKWLSIPLCTMYGASRARNSLILWLVKSEPFLHQPMYYLLSMLAVTDLGLSASTLPTMPPIYMLGLRRVSVDMCLAQLFFIHTFSIMESSVLLTMALDRFVAISNPLHYGTILTSPHIASLGLASVVRSLGLHISAPIMLKKLPYCQNCLLSHSYCLHPDVMKLACADTHINSTYGLFVVLSTLGVDSVLIFLSYRELILQTVLSIASKAERLKALNTCVSHICAVLLFYTPMIGLSMIHRFGRQASPSSPMLLSYLHFLIPPVLNPLVYTIRTKQIRLRMLRFFASHGAGIRDIQAQ, encoded by the exons ATGTCAGATTCCAACCACACCGGTGCCTTCTTCTTCCTATCAGGCCTCCCAGGCCTTGAGGTGGTGCACAAATGGCTCTCCATCCCTCTGTGTACCATGTATGGGGCCTCTCGGGCACGGAACAGCTTGATCCTATGGCTGGTGAAGTCAGAGCCCTTCCTTCACCAACCCATGTACTACCTGCTGTCGATGCTGGCAGTGACCGATCTGGGCCTGTCTGCCTCCACGCTGCCCACCATGCCCCCCATCTACATGCTGGGCCTCAGGCGGGTGTCAGTGGATATGTGCCTGGCCCAGCTCTTCTTCATCCACACCTTCTCCATCATGGAGTCCTCTGTGCTGCTGACCATGGCCTTGGACCGTTTTGTGGCCATCAGCAACCCCCTACACTATGGCACCATCCTCACGAGCCCCCATATAGCCAGCTTGGGCCTGGCCAGTGTGGTGCGCAGCCTTGGGCTCCACATCTCAGCCCCCATCATGCTGAAAAAATTGCCTTACTGCCAGAATTGCCTGCTTTCCCACTCCTACTGCCTGCACCCAGATGTCATGAAGCTGGCCTGTGCAGACACCCACATCAACAGCACCTATGGTCTCTTTGTAGTGCTCTCCACACTGGGGGTGGACTCGGTGCTCATTTTTCTCTCCTACAGG GAGCTGATCCTCCAAACAGTGCTATCCATTGCCTCCAAAGCTGAGCGCCTCAAAGCCCTCAACACATGTGTCTCCCACATCTGTGCTGTGCTGCTCTTCTACACACCTATGATTGGCCTGTCCATGATCCACAGATTTGGGAGGCAAGCTTCCCCTTCCAGCCCTATGCTGCTCTCCTATCTGCACTTTCTCATACCTCCAGTGCTTAATCCACTGGTTTACACCATCAGGACCAAGCAGATCAGGCTGAGGATGCTACGCTTCTTTGCGTCACATGGGGCTGGCATCAGAGACATTCAGGCTCAGTAG